ATGATGTTACTTGATGAGTACCAAACCAAGATGTGTAACCATGATAGCTGGTGTTGAACTCAGATATACACACTAAATGTTCTGCTATGCCAAAATAAATGCATTAGAATCTTTTTGTAATTAAGGTTGCTCTGCCATTGCTAATTATGATGTTGTGCTATACTACTATTTCATATAGATGGAGGTCAGGGAGGAGAGCAGCAGCCTGTTGTTGCGATTTTGTTCATGCTTCTGTTTGGTTACCACTACACATCTATAAAAAGAACACACGGAACATAAGGCTGCTACTTGCTGCTTTCAAGGGGATACATACCTTTGTTGTAGTCGCCGCGGGAAATATTGGACGGCTTGACGGATGTTTTTGTTCCTCAAGTAAGCCTTGCTAGAAATGAGATCGAGACAGATAAAAACTGGCACCCATGGTAGGGTCAGAGAATCGGAAAGCAGAAATGGTTAGTCATGATAGCAGAATAGCATGACGACGGACTGTTGGATGATGTAGAGCTTGACTTTCTCAAATGAGATGCGTGTAATCTGTAAATTTTAATAGACATTTTATAAGCAGGAAAATCTCTATTTTGGAGAGTCAAATCAGCTCCAACTACATAATGGACGTCACGCAACAACTACAAATTCCAATTCATCCAATTGATGGAAAAATGCCCCTAAAAACATGGTGCTAAGGGATAGGAGCATGGTAGCTTTGAAGAATGCATACGTCAGCTTACATGTGCAGGATAGATAGCAGGGCAAGTCGCACACTTTGTAAAGTGATGACGTCATAACACTGAAGAGTTATTTTACAGCTAACATTAACTCAATCATCCTATGTAGATTCTATTTTTATTGTCCTTCCCTtgtttgtcttcttttcttttcctttcattttcttctttttttgtctttCCCCACAATTGATAATTCTTTTGTTTCTTGACACAACAAAAAATTAAAGTAGGGACAAACCTTGCTGCTTCAGGTTACAAAAAAATGAAGTCAATCTATTAATCAATTTGTCATGTTGGGAAGTAGTGCTAGATAGATTCCCGCCTAGGTTTATTAGGTATTTGACCCTTCTCATTATTTAAACTGGCAATAAGCCTCCGATTTATGGATGGTGTAAAACTTGGGAATAAATAATATAGAAACACAATATCGGCATTGTTTATTTAGCATAAAAATATTGCAGAAGTTCGTTACCTTCTTACGTGGTTCCACTATCAGCTCAGTCCAATCCTCGTAGCCTTGTTGACAAATTCCATTCTTGTAGGCCTGTCAACATATTCCATTAGCACCATTTCAATTTTCCTAGTACCACTCTCTCATCTTCACAAAGATTCCATACAACTACTGAAGCTAAACTCGTAGGGCTGTGAACTAAACCCCCGATACATTTTGTAATATTGATGTGCTTGAGGCCAAACTTTAGTACATTCCCACCAGTCTTTGGAGTTGCAGTTAAGCTGCGAAAACAATCATGAAAACATAAACTATACAGTTTTGAAAACTGCGCATGAAGCTAGTCCATAGCTGCGACCATAGCAGTATGCATATTCAAATTAGCAAGCGAGATTTGACAAGACTCGCTAGGAAAGCAATGATCTCAAAATGCACATGCTGGCTGAATAATGTAGTATACATGACAACCATAGGTGTTCACAGTTGTAATGGTAACCATTGTATATAACTATATATACATAGTATATTATGCATAACTTCTCATCATTCAATATATTTCAGATGCAAATAGTGACACCTTTCTAGAAATTGTTTTAGTTTGGTAGGTCTTTAGCGCCTTGTTTTACGGTGACCATCTCCTATCACATATCACAGGTAAAATTCCACCCTTCCAGGTCGCCCTGCCATGGCCCTACTTAAGCTCCTTCTCGTTCTTACTCCGGTTCCAATTAAGCAAACCCATGCCAAATATTGTCTAATCTTAAAAAAATATCATTAGCACATCATGCAGCAGGAGAAAACCCATGCCAAATGTACAACTGCAGGAGTGCCGAACAACAATGCTTTCAGCCAATCAACACTATTCAGAGAAAAAATCGACAAATTGAAAAAGCTTGCATGATGGACGGGACAAAATGATATACCTCTCCTCAAATATAACTTAGAGATGTGTTCGTACACTTGTACATATACCTTCAGATATATCCTTCAGGCTCATGTTCAGGTTTAGGATCAGGTTCCTGGAAATGAGTTGCAATAAGAAAATCAGTGAGAAATTTACTCCCAACAAAGAAAAAATCAACAAAAGCCAAAATCAATGCCGAACTCGTCACCAGCATGCTGCACTTACTCCCTAAAAAACATCCTGCACTTACCGAGACAGCataccctcgcaaaaaaaaaatacTAAGACATCATACCAATTCTTCCTCTCCTCTAATCTGGCGACTCGGCGAGATGTCGTGTGTGGCGAGTGCGACCTGCCTGCTGGAAAGAGCTGTCGAGGGAGGGCACGAAGAGGACCCTTTGTCAGCGAGCAGAGGAAGAGGCGAACGCAATCACACATGTATCGATCCATCGATGTATAACTATTCTCGTCATCAAAATCAATTACCAGGTAATTCAGTAGTACTGATGAACCTACTATGTCACAAGAACAACTAATTTATTCAGTAGTACACTGGTATTTGTTAACACTCTTGGTTGATACAGAGAACGAAGATAATGGTTTCTTTTACAATATATTACAAGTATAACAAGAAAACGTAGCACATCAAAGACAATGGTTTCTTTAACAATCTTTGACGCAACTTCTTTAGTTGAGAGGACGCAACTTCTTCAGGGGAGAAATCCCTTCATTAAAAAAAAGAAACGCGAGACCGTACCGGCGCTCGCCGCTCGGGGATGCCTGCTGAGACGCTGCTTCGCCGTCCCTTGGTCCTCGCCGAACCTCTTTGTCACATTGTCCAGGAACTTGCTCAGCGCCGAATCTTGGATTGGTGAGTCTAGCACGCAGCAGACCACATCGACACCCACCTTGTCCCGGCAACCGCGGTGCGACCCCTCCATCCAGCGCACCATGAAACGACACAGAGCTGGTCACCCCGGGCGGAGATCGCCACAACGGGCGTCGTCGAGGGTGGGGCACGTGGCGGCCGAGACGAAGAAGGATCGCTCGATTGACCGGACGACTGGTCCTGTCCTTGCACGACTGCTCCTGCCGCATCCCCTTGCGCGTGAAGGTCGGCACCGCTTGTGCCCTCGCCGGCCGGCGGCTGCGGCGGACGGGAGCGGTGCTGCCAGCCGGGCCACTGTGCCGGGGGAGGCATGGCCAGGCGCGCCTCTGCCGGAGGTCGCCGGATCCAGAGCCAGGACATGGGTCCACGCGGACCACACCGCCATCAGATGGGCTCATCGGCGGCGGCAGTCTGCGGCGGACGGGAGCAGTGCTGCCAACCGGGCCACTGGACTATTGGATCTTGATGATGAATGGATATGATTGTTTGAATCTGTCCTTCTTttccttttatagtggtagtagatagtAGATAAAACATCCTGCCCCGCCACGTACAAGAAGCCATCTCTTCGTCTGCCCACCCAACAACATCAGACTCAGACCAGCAGCTCAGCTCTCAACTGCCGTCGATGGCGAAATGCAGCAACATCCACAACACCGTCTTGCTCCGGCAGACCCTGCGGCGCTGGCGGTCCCGTGCCGCGGCGCGCGCTGCTGCGGATGACGGCGCGGTGTCGGTGCCGGCGGGGCACGTGGCGGTGTGCGTGGGCGGGGCGTCGCGGCGGTTCGTGGTGCGGGCGGCGCACCTGAACCACCCCGTGTTCCGGGAGCTgctccggcaggcggaggaggaatATGGGTTCCCGTCCGGCGCGTGCGGCCCCATCGCGCTCCCCTGCGACGAGGACCACTTCCGGGACGTCCTACGCCGCCTCTCCTCCGACGAGCGCCGCGGCGTGTCAGCCGTCAGCAGCCGCGATGTCGCCACGCGGCCGTTGCTGCCGAGGGTGGCGGCGGAGGAGCTCGTGTGGTGACTGCTGACGGATCAATGGGCATAGGCCATTCGGCATACGTGCTCTGTTCTCACATGAGGTAGTCCTGGCGATTTGactccggcggcggcagcggtggcagcAGCAACTGGAAGACTCCGCCCGCCCACCGGCGTGCACGGCAAGCGCCGGAGGCCCGCATATCTTATTGACGGACGTGGTCCGGTGCCTGGTGTAGCGGCCAGCGGCGCCCCGAAACACGAGCCGGTGACGGTGCCGCGCGTGAGCAACGGCTTGACAAGTTGACTGTAGTTAGAAGAAATTTGTAGTGATTAGTTCAAGATAAATATGACGATTTTTGTGATTGTTGTAATTAATCGGTTGCATTCCTTGCCGGTAATGGTAAAGAATTGCTAATGTCTTGGCTCTCCATGGACCATGGGTGTCATTAGCTGTTGCATTATCTGTTTTGCTAACTATCCATCGACTAAGAACTTTCTGTTTAATGTGCGAGATTCACCGCTTTATAAACTCCGAGATCACATGTTAAGGATAACCGCGGCCGAGATCAATGTAATGTTTTAAGAGTTTTTTTTCGAAAATAAAGATAACCCAGCCTTCGCATCGAAAGATGCACACAGCCATTttattattttgttttattttagttttgcggaattttttcgatctattcatcttcaatcatggcaggcgcgccaccgtcatcgcccctccctcgttaGAGCcgagcaaaacttgttgtagtagacagttggtaagtcgtcgtgctaaggcatCGTAGGACCAACACACTAGAATAGCAATCGCCGCCGATAAAGAGTAGCGTGGATCGGAAGGATCCAATCTAAAGACACACGAACGATGACCAGATCCACCGGAGACACGCCTTCACACGCCTACTGACGATGCTATATGCACCACCAGAGAGGGGTCTAGGCAGTGAagactttattccatcttcagggagacACCGCCGTCTCGCCTTTCTAAGCATGGCACGATCCCAAAACTCAAAGAGAGATCTAAAACAGAGCCCCCCGCCGGCAAGAGCCAGAATCCACTGCACCCTCATGGCCCTAAGGCTACTGGAGACGAGGTGGACCGGCTGCAACACCAGAGGGAGGCGGGGGAACCCTAAGCTTTTTAGGGGAGAGgagccagaggtggcggcggctgTGTCGATCCTTTGGCTAGCTAGCCATTTTATTAACTTATTTAATACTCCccccgttccataatgtagtgcctatagatttttgcaaaagtcaaacattacaaattttgaccatgtttatagagaaaagtaggtaaatctagaataccaaatgcacatcattggatacatcgtgagttatattttcagaatatACATGTTTGGTATTATAGATGTAGATagttttctctatacacttggtcaaagttgacaaagtttgactttcacaaaaatctataggcactacactatgaaatggagggagtagaaccCAACAAAACAAATGTATGAATTAATCCAAAATTTGTCTTTCTTGCAACTACTGTTGCTATACCTACATCCCGATGATGTGTTATGACCTCGCATCAATACACACCATCTAATATGGTGGTCTCACCAAGCCGCCCACCGGCAAGCCTAAGGTGCCAACTGGTCTAGCAGACCCTCATCGAGCACCACATACACATACTCCAAAATCCGGCGCCGCCATCTTCCGCCCTCCCAACTTCAGGAGAGATCAACGTATCGACCTTGCCAGGCTCAACTGTCGTCGACGTCACCACGACGCCAAACAACGTAACCACCCTGCACGTGTCCATCAGCACACATCCAACATCAAGACACTGCAACGCCATGCCGTCGTCGACGCGGTAGATGCCACACCGCACCACCTCCAGATCCAGATCGTCAGCAGCAACCCAACGGTGTCCCCCGGCTACAGAGCTCCTAAGGTGccaccttcaagaagggaacgacgtcgaGGGCACCGCTGATGTTTTAAGAATTAGCtaaaaattaaaacaaaacagaTATTTCTATATTACGGTTATGAAGTGAATAGGCCGATAGTTATGGCGGTAACATGGAGTTCTCTCGCAAAGTACCATATCTCCCATATCCTTTGCACCACCATGCATGGATTCCAACAAATTTTTTTGAGCATGTGGATTCCAACAAATTACATCTTAGAGAAACGGTAGCACAGTCAACGTAAGTGCCCAATCACCATAATAACGGTCAAACATGACAATCGCTACCAAAAAGGGCACTCTAGGAGAGTCACCATCTCGGGCCACATCATCATAATTCTTGAAAGCGTCCTTCATATTTGGCGTCTCTGAGCTGTCGTTTGGAGCGCATTCCAACCATGGCGTGAAGGAAACTTTAGACCGTCTCCCACCTCTCATTCCCCTTCTCTCTATCTCGCTCATACCAAAATTCGAACTCCACTGTCGAAATCGCCGCCTGGCTCCCGGAATTGGCACCCCACCGCTGAAATAGACATCCACCTACAAGAATCATTGCCCTGCGTCCACCAACACCGACGAGACTAGGAAAGGCGTCTCGGTGCAGCATTGGCTCATGGACGTAACCAGGGGCGAAGCATCTGCTTCGGCTCTCTTACCGATTTTCGCATCCTCGCTGAGTACCTCGGCTTTTTCGGGCAAGAAGGTCTTAGTGTAACGTCTCCTCAGAACATAAATATCTCTTGAGAAGTACTTaaatctctttgtgtgtgtgtgttatgcTTATGTGGTGTGCTCCTGCTTGGGCTATGCTCCGTAGGCGGGTTCAGTTGGATGACAGTAAAAATGGCGAAAAAAGTAGGAGCCGATGACAGGCGAGTCTCATTGCTTGAAAATTTTATGCACCTCAATTTTTAACAATTCTCAGTTTGCGCATCGCCTAGAAGCCTCTGTATTGTGGTGTTTAGAGTTGCTCATTATCTCTATACCCGACTCCCCGAGACGTTTTGAATAAAATTTTGCCGCAACAATCCAGCAGCATCTGCGCTCATGCACAACGTCTCAGTTACAAGAGCGCCATGACCTCGACGTACCGGCGGCGCATAAGTACGTGTCACTGTGCCGGGGCGTCGCACATGCTGAACGGGGATCGATCATGATTGTGGACAGTGGACTGGAGCGTCCATTCCAACCGAAACTTGTGCGTCCTTTTGGGCTGTGGATCACATCATCACCTCTCTAACATGCTACATGATTACATCATTACATGTATAGATCATGTCTTATTCTCAGCCGCTAAGCATAATTATTATTGTTATCGTATTCCCTCTCTGATGCATACAGGAGTGGGGCAGATGCATCCATCGTCCTTTCTGGAGCTTACTTGTACTACCCGTGGACTATCAAGTAGTACCAGCTAGTACTGCCTTTGATTGGAGCCCCAAGCATGTTCTTGCATCAGACTAAGATTAGATTAGAGGGCTAATTGTACCCAGCTAATCTGAAAACAAAGTGCCTTTTCCTTTGCGTATTAAATTGGCTACAAGTCACAGGAATCTATGGTTGGGACGCCGTGCACGGGCGCAGATACATAGGAATGCTGCGGCGTTAGCCACATGCTCCCATATGCCACGCCGTTGTGGATTCATCATTTGCGTTTGCAAGGTACCCACTACGTACGCTAAGTACACAAATCATGGCGATTAGATGACCTTAAGTGCATACTACTTGGCATGGGTACTTGACACGTAGAGCATCTAGCTAGGGCACATGACAAGGCCCCTTTGGTGCATGCACCACATATGATTAGCAGCGATCGTGAGTGAATAGGCCTATAGGCATATAGATCTTCTTGCAACAATGTTTCATTCTGACTACCGCGAAGGGAATCTCTGATCGGTCAAAAGGATTAAAAATCGGTATAGTATTAGGTAGCACGCTTAATCATTTTGGTTTTCGCAAAAAAAAGGCTTAATTATTTTGGGAGCTAATCAGTTTTCGTCAAACATGACGCTAGTTAAAGATTCGTAACATTTCAATTGTGCAGCTATGGCTGATCATGCATGTTATTCAACACTCAATAAGATTCAGTCGGGATATTTTACACTTCACAGAAAAAGGACAACGCAAAAGTGCCCATGCATGTCAACCTCAACGACCCATTTTAACCATGCAAACGACAAATCGACGAGGATGAAAATAAGTTCCTCAATTATGTTAGGAGAACCCCCAATATTTTCCATGTTCTTTTATACTGGTAAATGTCATGTCAAATAAAAACTTTTTTTTGCGATAACTGCGCCATGCATGTTAAGCTCAACCACCCATTTAACTATGCAAACGAGAAATCAGTGATGATGAAAATAAGTTCCTCAATTATGTTAAGAGAACCCCCTATATTTATCATGTTCTTTTATATTGTTAGACGTCATGTCGAAGAAAAACTCTCATTCATGTGGTAAGTTGGGTTTTTTTAGGGAATAGTAAGTTGGGTAGTTAGTACAGATGGTCATGGGTAAGCTGTTGCTAATGCCGTAAACTTGACGTCATGTATGTCTTATCATGGATAGTTGTATTATTATATGCCTAGGAACTAATGTTTGGCCACCATATGACATTATCTTGGTTATAATTGGTTCATCGACGTGAGAGCAGAACAAATTTATAGATAAGCAAAAAAGCACACATTATCTCGACacatttttcttatttttattttttgcaggTAACACATTATTGTTTTTACACAATGAGAACCTAGCTAGCTACATCTCGTACAACTCAAATTAATAATTTGTTATTATGGATGCTAATTATGCTTGATATGCTATACAGCTTCAAATGCACCAAGGCAAATGACACTCTGTCCCAAATCAAGAAGACTTTTTTTTCTAATTATTAATGGGTACACACTAGGGTAGTACTACTCCACCACAACGTACGTTGCACTGATGTTGACAAGCAAGATTAACAAATTGGCTTCACTTCTATCTCCCTTTCTCCCTGCTTCGCTGGCACGAAAGACCGTCAGCCTTgactatacctggccatgggcagtCCGGCCCGATCGGCCCGACCcgacccggcccgaaaaagcccgacccggcccggtcCGACCTTGTccatgggccgggctcgggcctaggtttTGAGCCCGAAGCCCAGGccaggccgggcccgggcccgtCGATTTCGCTATTTAAGAAAGAGGCCCGGCCTGTGGCCCGAGGCCTGACAGGCTTTTAGCGtgatgggccgggctcgggcctgatttttaggcccgacagccgggccgggccgggctcgggcctaggttttttgcgtcgggctttgGTTGGCCCGGCCCGAGGAATGGCCAGGTATAGCCTtgaccttgtcaccggcatgaacCAGACCGCCAACACCTACTGGACGCGCATCAAGTCGGTGTTTGATGAGCGCAAGCTGGCTGACTCCTACTTCGCCACCATCCACATGCATCGCGACTcgaaggacatgaagcgcaagctGGCCGATCTTCCATGCTTCGTCGAGGCACTCGTTttccttggacgtccacttgacgCGCTGCTCGCCGgtcctgacccccccccccccccccccgcctcttcTTTTTTCCCTTTCCTCACCGGCGCAGGCGCCGGCTCCCCCTCCTCCTTGTACTGCTCATCCTCCTCGTCGTCAAGCTCGCTGTCCATGTCGCCGCTGAGGTCCATTGCATCTTCTTGCGCGTGGAAcccgggggaggcggcggcgacgaccgAGCCGCTCGTGATGATCTCGTCCATGTCGGCTTACGTCGCGTCGGGGTTGCCGAAATGTGATGACAAGGCTTGCAAGAAGGGCAGGGCGCCAAGGCGCAGAGGCGGCGTTGAGGAGGGTGTGTAAGCCGGCGGTGAGTAGTTGTACGGGGGATAAGGGCGTCGCTGTCGGCGGAGCCAGGCGAAGGTGCGTACCCCCATGGCGTAGCCAGTGGCATCGGCGAGAAGCTGACTGGCGACCTGGAGCTCTGCTGGGTCCAGGCAGGTTGCGGGCTGTGGCTGCCAgacggattcatcatccccgcgcgagacgCCTCTGCCTCCGTCGCAGCCGCCGTGTCCCGCGCCCTCTTGGCATTGAGAtgttccgccggtcggtggtgacagcTTCCCGGCGCTGATCCTCCGCCCTCCAGTCGGCGTTCCATTGACATGAAAATTAGCGAAGAAAGTAGGAGACGATGGCAGGTGGGTCCCATTGTCAGAAAATTTTATGCAACTCAATTTTTAATAATTCTGACTTTGCGCACCACCTAGGTAGCCTCTCTAGTATTATTGGAGGCTGTCATTATGCTGTTAGAGTTGCTCATTATCTTTGCACCCG
The window above is part of the Triticum aestivum cultivar Chinese Spring chromosome 2A, IWGSC CS RefSeq v2.1, whole genome shotgun sequence genome. Proteins encoded here:
- the LOC123186276 gene encoding indole-3-acetic acid-induced protein ARG7-like — its product is MAKCSNIHNTVLLRQTLRRWRSRAAARAAADDGAVSVPAGHVAVCVGGASRRFVVRAAHLNHPVFRELLRQAEEEYGFPSGACGPIALPCDEDHFRDVLRRLSSDERRGVSAVSSRDVATRPLLPRVAAEELVW